The stretch of DNA CGTGACTTGGCGCGGCGGGATGAGCCTCGGGAAGCCAGATGTGCAGCAACCAAATTCCCGCCTTCGTTCCGAAACCGACCAGCGCCAGGAAGAAACATGCCGTCGTCAGGGAAGCATCCGATAGAGGCGAAGAGAGAAAGCCGTCGAACCGGTAATTTCCGGTATGTCGCGCCAATAAAGCGAACAGAACAAAAATCGCGATCACTCCGATGTGGGACGCAATCAGATAGATGAGGCTCGCTTTCCGAACTTCCGACCGTTCATGTTCGTACGCAACCAGGAAAAACGAACTGATCGTCATGATTTCCCAGGAAACGAGAAACGAAATCGCATCGTGGGCCATGACCACGCCCATCATGGAAATGACGAGAACATTGAACAGGAATGTCGCCACTCCCGACCGACCTTTCCCCGCTTCGCTCTTGAAATAGTCAAGGGCGTAGAGCGAAGCCAGACCGCACACGACGCAAACGCACAGCAAAAAGGAGGCCGAAAGCCCGTCCAGACCCACCACGATCTCCCCCAGCGGCAGGGAACCGATCTTACGATCCGCAATCTGCTCGCCGGATAGAAGCGCAAAAACGCTTCCACCCAGGCCAACAACGCAAGCCGCGACGCAACCCCACATTCCAATTTGAAAACTTCGCAGAGAATGCACGCGATGGATGAGCAGCGAAAACAAAGCGCTCACGGCAAGGATTGCCAACATTCCGATCATGGAGGCAGTTAACACCGAGCGCCCTTCACGCGCTTGTTTATATCTCTCAAGAATTACGATTGCGATTTCTTTCCTCCGAAACGACGAACGGACTTTCCAAGCCAAATTTGTCCATCATTTTTTTTGGTCACGCTTCGAAATGTTTTGCGGGAAAGCCAGCCCGGGAATTGACGATCTAGAAAACTTCGTGTTTTCCTATGAATCCGAATCCGGGATGGAAACGCGGCTATGAAACTACTGATCGGAACCCGTAAAGGGGCATTTTTTCTTCGAGGGGACAAGAGCCGGAGGAAATGGAGACTCTCCGACCCTCTTTTTCTAGGGAATATCGTCCATCATGTCGTATGCGATCCAAGGGATCGAAACACGATCCTTCTAGCGGCTCGTACCGGGCACTTGGGTCCGACGGTGTTTCGTTCCACAAACGGGGGAAAGAATTGGAAGGAAGCAACTCGCCCGCCCTCCTTCCCGAAGGCAGCTGAAGGAGAAAAAGGGCTTGTCTTGGACCATGTCTTTTGGCTCACCCCCGGCCACGCAAGCGAAAAAGGGGTCTGGTATGCCGGGTCGTCCCCCCAAGGACTCTTCAGGTCCGAAGATCACGGAGACACATGGGAGAGCGTGAAAGGATTCAACGAGCACCCGATGCGGAACCGTTGGACCGGGAGTGGTCAGGATGGAACTCCGGATGGACCCAAGATGCATTCCATTCTGATCGATCCGAGGAATCCGGAACATATGTACTTAGGCATGTCGAGCGGCGGCGTATTCGAGAGCATGGATCGCGGAGAAACCTGGAATCCGCTCAATCAGGGATGTGAAGCGATCTTTCTGCCCGATCCAAATCCCGAATTCGGTCACGACCCCCACTGCATGCGGCTTCACCCCCTCATGCCGGATCGACTGTACCAACAGAACCACTGCGGAATCTACCGATTGGATCGCGGCGAGGGAAAATGGACCCGCATCGGAAACGCGATGCCGAAAAAAGTGGGAGACATCGGATTTCCCCTCGTGATTCATCCCCGCGATCCGGAAACGGTGTGGGTCTTCCCGATGGATGGCACGACGGTTTGGCCGCGAACCAGCCCGGACGGAAGGCCCGCGGCTTACGTCACGCGAAACGGCGGAAAGATTTGGAAACGCCAGGACAAAGGTCTTCCCAGAAGGCAAGCGTGGTGGACCGTAAAGCGCCAGGCCATGGCTGCAGATCGGAAGGATCCTGTTGGGCTCTATCTTGGAACCACGTCCGGAGAAATCTGGGGGAGCCGAAATGAAGGGGAGACCTGGAGTTCATTGGCCCGGCACCTTCCTCACATTTATTCCGTGGAAGTCGCCGACGCCTGAGCAAGCATGAAGATCTTCATTCCTTCGCCGCTACAGTCGTACACAAACGGCAAGGGAGAAGTGTCGGCGGAGGGCGGGACAGTCGATGAAGCGTTGGCGAATCTCGACCGCCGGCTCCCCGGTATTCGATTCCGAATGATCGACGAGCAAGGCGGAATTCGCCCTCACATCAAGATTTTTGTAAATCGAGAACAAATTCACGCTTTGTCTTTCGCCCTTGATTCGAGTGACGAGGTGCAAATCCTCTGCGCGCTGAGCGGAGGGTAGTCCAGGCGCGGTTGGTGGATGCGGGGGGAGCGTTTTTCCTTTAGTCTTTTCTTGATTTCCTTGTAGTTATATTATTCTATAGTTATGTAGAATATACTAAACCGTGAACCGGAGAGACTGTCTTCATGCCGACAACACGTCGCGGATCGTCGGGCCTCTATGAACTCCATGCCGATATGTGCAAGGTGTTCTCGAACGAAATGCGCCTTAGAATCCTGCATGCCTTACGGGGGTCTGAGAAGAGCGTGGCCGATATTGCGGAGGTTCTGAAGGTACCTCTCGGTACCGTCTCCCCTCACCTTCTCATGATGAAGCGTCGGCACGTCCTGGTCTCGCGGAAGGCAGGGACTCAGGTGTTCTACCGGATCGCGAACCCCAAAATTCTCGACGCCTTCGATCTGATCCAGAGGATTCTCTGCGAACGGATGGAAGAAGAAGCGGCCATGGCGCGGCGGGGGCGTCCATGAAGAAACGCTCTCTCGTCGAATTCTCCGTCGATCACCCCAAACTTGTCGTTCTTTTGACGGCCGCCGTTTCCCTTGTGGCCTTAAGCCAATTTCCCAAATTGAAGACGGACACGAATCCCAAACACATGCTTCCCGCCACATCCGATGTCCGGGTCTGGAACGACGAGGTGGATCGAACCTTCACTCTCTACGAAGACATGATCGTTCTGGGAATCGTAAACAAGAAAGGAATCCTCAACCTCGACACCCTCGGCAAGATCTCCAGACTCACGGACGAAATCCTGAAGATCGAGGGCGTGGCCGCAAGGGACGTGAACAGTTTCCCAACGATCACAAACGTCACGGCGGAGGACAGCCTTCTCAACGTAGCGCCGTTGATGACGGAAATCCCGAAGAACAGCGCCGAAATCGTTCCCCTTCGCAAAGCGCTCCTGGAGAACCCGCTCTTTGTCGACCGGATTCTATCGAAGGACGAGAAGACAACCGCGATCTACATCCCCCTGGAAAAGGGGGCGAACGGGAAGGAAATCGCGGACAGGATCCGAGAGATTGCGAAACGAGAGGGAGACCCGGAACAGTATTTCGTCGCCGGAGATCCGGTCGCCCGGGACACATTCGGCGCGGAAATGTTCAAGCTTATGGCCCTCTTCGCCCCGATCGCGGGGCTCGTCATGCTCGCGGTGAGATTCTGGATGTTTGGGGATCTCTTTCTTTCCGTCGCGCTCATGATGGACGCCATGATCAGCATTCTCTGGAGCATGGGGCTTTTGGTCGCCCTTGGATTTCCGATCCACATCATGAGTTCCATGGCCCCCGTATTTCTCATGGCGATTGCCACCGACAGCATCCACATTTTCAACGAGTTCTATTTCCGTTTCCGGGAACGGAAGGACAAGAAGACAGCCATCCTGGAGACGATGCAGGCGGTCGGACGCCCCGTCCGTTATACGGCGCTCGCTACGGCGGCCGGTTTCGGCATCCTTCTCTTCATGCAAATCATCCCGGTCCGCGTTTTCGGAGGACTGGTGGCTTTCGGCACCGTGGCGCTCCGGGTCTTGAGCTTCAGCTTTATTCCCGCCATGTTCACGTTCGTCAAAGAGAAAACGATCGAGAAAGCTTCTCAAGGAGAGGAGATCGCATCGAGCCGGACATCCCGATTCTTGAGCCAGCTCGGCGGTTTCGGCGTGCACAGGCCGTGGAGCGTTGTTCTTGCGGGACTGGCGCTCGTCGTCGTAGCCGTGATCGGGACATCCAAGATCACGGTCAACAATAACATGGTGAATTGGTTCAAGAAGGGAAGCGAGGTTCGCCAAGCCGATGAGGTGCTCAACCAGGCTCTGGGTGGCACCTCTTCTGGATACATCGTCGCCCTTTCGGATGCGGATGATTTCATCAAAACCCCCCAGGCCATGAAGTCGATCGAAGGCCTTCAGAGGCACCTGGAAAGACTTCCGGTGGTCGGGAAAACGGTGTCGGTAGCCGATTACGTAAAGAGGATCAATAAGGTTCTCCACAACGACGATCCAAAGTACGATGTCGTCCCCGACTCGAAGGAAACGATCGCTCAGTACCTTTTCTTATTTTCGATGTCGGCCAAACCGTCGGATCTCAACAATGTCGTCGATTACCCGTTCCGGAAGGCGAACATTTGGCTGCAGCTCAAAACATGGGATGCGCAGGCGATGCGGGACGTCATCCGGGCTGTAGAGCAATTCAAGGGGGGATCCCCGACACCGCTGGAATTCAAACCCGCCGGCATCGCCTATTTCAACCTCGTCTGGAACGACGAGGTCCTCCACGACATGCTCAAAGGGTTTCTCCTGGCGCTTGTCGTGGTCTTCGTCATTCTCGCCGTCTACTTCCGCTCGATCCGGTGGGCGGTCGTCGGCTATATCCCTCTCCTTTTCACCATCCTGCTGATT from Bdellovibrionota bacterium encodes:
- a CDS encoding MoaD/ThiS family protein; translation: MKIFIPSPLQSYTNGKGEVSAEGGTVDEALANLDRRLPGIRFRMIDEQGGIRPHIKIFVNREQIHALSFALDSSDEVQILCALSGG
- a CDS encoding metalloregulator ArsR/SmtB family transcription factor, with amino-acid sequence MPTTRRGSSGLYELHADMCKVFSNEMRLRILHALRGSEKSVADIAEVLKVPLGTVSPHLLMMKRRHVLVSRKAGTQVFYRIANPKILDAFDLIQRILCERMEEEAAMARRGRP
- a CDS encoding MMPL family transporter — translated: MKKRSLVEFSVDHPKLVVLLTAAVSLVALSQFPKLKTDTNPKHMLPATSDVRVWNDEVDRTFTLYEDMIVLGIVNKKGILNLDTLGKISRLTDEILKIEGVAARDVNSFPTITNVTAEDSLLNVAPLMTEIPKNSAEIVPLRKALLENPLFVDRILSKDEKTTAIYIPLEKGANGKEIADRIREIAKREGDPEQYFVAGDPVARDTFGAEMFKLMALFAPIAGLVMLAVRFWMFGDLFLSVALMMDAMISILWSMGLLVALGFPIHIMSSMAPVFLMAIATDSIHIFNEFYFRFRERKDKKTAILETMQAVGRPVRYTALATAAGFGILLFMQIIPVRVFGGLVAFGTVALRVLSFSFIPAMFTFVKEKTIEKASQGEEIASSRTSRFLSQLGGFGVHRPWSVVLAGLALVVVAVIGTSKITVNNNMVNWFKKGSEVRQADEVLNQALGGTSSGYIVALSDADDFIKTPQAMKSIEGLQRHLERLPVVGKTVSVADYVKRINKVLHNDDPKYDVVPDSKETIAQYLFLFSMSAKPSDLNNVVDYPFRKANIWLQLKTWDAQAMRDVIRAVEQFKGGSPTPLEFKPAGIAYFNLVWNDEVLHDMLKGFLLALVVVFVILAVYFRSIRWAVVGYIPLLFTILLI
- a CDS encoding glycosyl hydrolase, with translation MKLLIGTRKGAFFLRGDKSRRKWRLSDPLFLGNIVHHVVCDPRDRNTILLAARTGHLGPTVFRSTNGGKNWKEATRPPSFPKAAEGEKGLVLDHVFWLTPGHASEKGVWYAGSSPQGLFRSEDHGDTWESVKGFNEHPMRNRWTGSGQDGTPDGPKMHSILIDPRNPEHMYLGMSSGGVFESMDRGETWNPLNQGCEAIFLPDPNPEFGHDPHCMRLHPLMPDRLYQQNHCGIYRLDRGEGKWTRIGNAMPKKVGDIGFPLVIHPRDPETVWVFPMDGTTVWPRTSPDGRPAAYVTRNGGKIWKRQDKGLPRRQAWWTVKRQAMAADRKDPVGLYLGTTSGEIWGSRNEGETWSSLARHLPHIYSVEVADA